The window TGCCCTCGACGCACTCTGTCAGATTCTGACTTTCTCGTGAGCACGCCGCTCGATCAGGTCTTCTTTGTTTCTCCCCCGGCTCCCAGCGAAAAAGCCATTTCAAGATCGTAGCGCGAATACACCCGAAACGCGATGAGCGTCTCCGACCGCTCGATCCCTTCAATTCCACGTATCTGGTCCGTCACAACTGAGGCCAGATCCTCGTTCTCCCTGACCCGGACAATGACGGCAAGGTCATATTTCCCGGCCACAGAGTATACTTCTGTCACTCCCTTGATGGCCGTTATTTTCTCGGCGACGGTGTTGGTTTTTTCACGCTGGACGCTCAGCAACACTAAAGCAGTAACCATAGGGTCTCTCCGGTTTGTCTAGGTTCTTCTGACTCGTTTTTTCAAATCCCTTACGCTCGTCTCCACCTCTTCCCGCGGAAGATTGCCGCGCTCAAGCTCTTCCCCGGTTTTGAGCCGGAGCCGCTCATAGAATCTCAATCCCTCATCCACAAATCCCGGGTCCTGTTCCACGATCTCGAACAACGTGTTTTCAGCGATGTCAAATCTTCCAAGAATCTCATAATACCGGAAGAGCTTCATTTTCATGCCGGCAGGGAGTTCATACGGGGAGATCTTTCCAATCAGGAGTTCGATTTCGTCGAAGTACTCTTTCGGCAGCACCCCTGATTCGCGAATCAGCAGCTCCAGGAAAAGGCTGAGTGACGTCGCGTAGCAGTGAAATCGTTCACGCTCATCCCCTTCCTGATCCTTCACCTCACCCGTAAGCCGCAGGAGTTCTCCTGCCACGACGCATTTTTCAACATCGAACCGTTCGCCGAGAGCGAGAAGGCGGACAAATTCTTCGTCGCTCAGCGTCGTCAGCATGCGGAGATCCATTCCGAGCAATTGTTTCGAACTCAGTTGGATTTCATCGAGCGCCGCGTCATAGCGCTTGAGCTGGCTCAGTCCCAGTACTTTGGCAATGACCTGCGCAAGCTGATGGATCATGCGCAGGAAGTAATCTCGCGTTATCACTGGCTGTACGCTTCTGTCATACGCATGCAAAGTACCAATTGCACAAAGAAGAAACAAGTAAGTTGACCGGGTGAGGCAAGGAGGGTTGGGTCATTGGTGAGCGGTTGACTGGTGCATCACCAGCTGACCGGCCAATTCTTCTCCACACTTCCTTTCCTCCTTCCAATTCTCATAACTTCTGGCGATCTTTACGAAATGAGTTTCGGGTTTTGAGTTCTAAGATGTTTTCAGTTTTCTGTCTTCATGTTCTCCCTTTGTAGTTTGCGGTTCACGAGTAACCATCGTTGTCGATCGCCCGGCGACCGTTTGTCGGGGCGCGACGTACGGGGTTCGGACGAAAAAAAAATCTGCCATTCTCAAAGCAATTCAGATGAAAAGGGACTTGTAGCGCGATGAGTGTTTCTCAACCAGCAGTCGTCATTTTCGATCTCGGCAATGTGCTCGTGCACATTCGTCCAGAAGCGTTTCTCCAAACGCTCGGCATTGACACACCCGAGAACCGACGCACATACCAGCACTCGGTGATCGATATTGTGAAGAGGTATGAGCGTGGTGAGGATTCTACGGAGACGTTTTTGCAGAATCTCGGCACACTCTTCAACGTCCGCAATACATCGAATGCTTGTTCAGATGAACGCAGGCAGTACTCGCGCGACGATTTTCAGCGCGCAATGCTGGCCATTATAGAACTTCCCATCCCGGGGATGGAGGAGCTTGTCCGCACGCTCGGTACAAAAGTGCCGCTTGGGCTCCTCAGCAACACCAATCCTCTCCATTTCGACGCATGCATGGAGAACCTCGCGGTTCTGCGGTCCATTCCATTCCATTTTCTTTCCTATCGCTTACGGTTACTCAAACCTGAACCCGAGATTTTCGAGAAAACCATAGAATTGCTTCGACACGATCCGCGGGATGTTCTGTACATCGATGACCTGTCCGAGAACATCGAAGCTGCCCGGCGAGCCGGACTCCACGGCTACCACTTCGTCGGCGTTGACGAGCTCAATGAATACCTGTCAAGCTGCGGTCTGGTTTGAGATGTGCACAGAATTAGCCATGTTTGCAGGCGTGATCTCCCCCCTAAAGTGTGATATTCCTCAAGATTTGCTCCTTGGTGGGGATTCCGGCCTAAACTAGAATCCCAGCAATACCAAGCCAATTCTCAGCACATTCAAAAACCCCAGATTTTTCGGCACTTTTTCACTTGACTTTAATCGCCAATTCCCTAAATTTCAATGCCGTGTGGGGAAAAGTGGGGAATCTAGGGTGGGATTTTTCCAATAAAATCAGGCACTTTTGAAGGCTTGCATTTATGTCGTCGTTTAAGGGGCGGTATTCATATTCTGCAGACAACAAGGGACGTATTGCGCTTCCGGCAAAGGTGCGAAAGAATGTGTCCCCAGGGGCGAATGACACATTCATCCTGACGCGCGGATTCGAACAATGTCTTTTTGTATACCCGCAGGACGAGTGGGCAAAAGTTGAAGACTCGATCCGCGGCCTCTCCCCTTCCAATCCCCAACATCGATTCTTTGTACGAACATTGCTGCAGTGGGCAGTGGATTGTCAACTCGACAGTCAGGCCCGTTTGTCGATTCCACAGGATCTTCTAAAGTTCGCTGCCATTGAAAACGAAGTGCTCATTCTCGGGGTCCTCGAGCGTATCGAAATCTGGAATCCCAAGATTTATGAAGCGTATATGAACAACCAACCGGCGACGTACGAGACGGTGGCAGAGGTTGTTCTGAAGCCGACAGAATAACTTAACCATCGGCAGTGCGCGTGGCATCCTATCATACGCCGGTCCTACGTGAAGAAGTCCTGGCTTGGCTCATCACATCGACAGATGGCCTGTATGTCGATGCGACACTCGGGGGGGGCGGCCATGCGGAATCAATTCTTCAACGACTTGATCCCACCGGGGTGCTGGTCGGCTTTGATGCCGACCCCGACGCCATTCAATTCGCAGCAGCACGATTGTCATTGTTTGGTGAGCGAGGAATTCTCGTTCACGAAAATTTTCGAAACATATCCGCAGCGCTCTCCCAGCGGGGGATCAGCCAGATCGGCGGAATCCTGTTCGATCTTGGTGTCTCGTCTCATCAGCTCGATGAACCGTCCAAAGGATTCAGTTTTCGCGGTGATGATCGACTCGACATGCGCATGGATCCTTCGCAGTCGCTCGATGCGCGGACCGTTGTCAATCAGTACGATGAGACGGAGCTGGCAGGAATTATCTGGAAGTATGGCGAGGAACGGGCATCCCGGTCTCTCGCCCGCGCAATAGTGCGGCAAAGAACCGGAGCGCCGCTCGAGACGACGGGGGAGCTTGTCGCTCTCGTGAGGAGCGTCGTCGGAGAAAGATTCCTGATCAAGACATTGGCGAGAGTCTTCCAGGCTCTTCGGATCGAGGTGAATCGGGAGCTTGAGAGTTTAACCGGAGCTCTCGCGCAGGCGATCGCGCTGTTGAAGCCCGGCGCCCGCGTGGTCGTGATCTCCTATCACTCGCTCGAAGACAGAATTGTCAAAGAGACGTTCAAGCGCGAGGCGGCGTTGATTCGGCCTTCGGGGAACAAGCTGGTCCCCGATACGATACTGGAACCGAAGCTGCGGATCCTGACGAAGAAACCGGTCGAGGCTACTGAGGAAGAGTGCAGCCTCAATCCCCGATCGCGAAGCGCAAAGCTTAGAGCAGCAGAGAGAATATAGAACGCGCGGCGTCTGGTTCGCGACCGACAGCGTGAGGACACTCCAACTTCTTGTATGGCAAAGGTTTATAGAAATAGCGCTGAGATACTCGCCGAACGGGCGATGAGCCCTGATCCGCCCCAGCACAGCGGGCGGGCACAGGTGTCCTCGCCGCGGCCGCAACAGCGTCGGATGATTTATGGCGGCACGATGCCCATTCCCCCGCAGGCCGAACTTCCGCCCGGGACAACTCAGCCGCCGGTCAACCGGAAGTACACTCAACGCAAGGTCTCGCCGTTCACCATCATATTGATTCTGATGGGATCTGCTGCAACGATTGTTCTGTACATCAGCAATGTGATTGCCGTGAATCAGCTTGTCAATGACATTCACAAGAGCGAGGTGCGGCTGCAGGAAATCCAGAGCGACCAGGAAGCCCTGCGCGCACACATCAATCAAATGTCCAGCCTCGAGCGCATACGCCGGCGTGCGGAGGATGAGTTGGGTTTGAAGAACCCGGCTGATGTTCCCGGCTGGATCGACGTGGACCAGGAAAAGATTCGCACCATCGAGGAAGCATCGCGCGCACACTGATGCCAGAGCAGAAGAAAATACCGGAACAATCACTGCCGCCGTCCCGACAACCGGAGACGCCGCAGCAGCCGCGTGGACGCCTGTTTGTGCTGAAGCTCGCGTTCGCCGTGTTCTTCATCGTCATCGCCGGACGTCTGATTCACATCCAGGTCATCGAAGCGTCGAAGTACCAGACCATCGCCCGGAAGCAGTACGAACAGACATTCATTCTTCCCTCGGCGCGGGGAAACATGTACGACCGCAACGTGAATGTGCTCGCTTCGAATTCGATGTATGTCTCGTTCGCGGCGGATCCGAAAGTCGTTGCTGACAATGCCACTGACATTGCCGTCCAGTTTTCCGGCGCATTCGGCAAACCCCGCTCGTTTTATCTTTCGAAGCTTCACAGCGTCACGACATCGGGAGCGCCCAAACGATTTGTGTGGCTTGAACGCCGGGTACCCAACGACATCGCGAAACGCCTCGAATCGCGGAAACTCATCGGCGTGGTGGCCATGGACGAAGCGAAACGCCTCTATCATTACGATGAAGTGGCCGGTACGTTGATTGGGTTTACTGACGTAGACAACAAGGGAATTTCAGGTCTCGAATTTGAATTCGACGAGTACCTGCGCGGCAAGGATGGCTCCGTAGTGATGCAGCGCGATGGGTTGGGGCGCGCGCGTCCTTCGGTTGATTATCCGCGCCTCGAACCACGCGACGGCAACAGCATCGTCCTCACCATCGATCTCGCGTACCAGTCGATCGTTGAAGAAGAACTGAAGCGCGGTGTCGCGGTGAACAAGGCCGCAGCCGGACTCGCTGTGATGCTCAATCCGAAAACCGGGGAAATCCTGGCCCTCGCAAATTTTCCGGGCCTCAATCCGAATGATCCAAACTCCTTTGATGTGAACGCTGCCCGCAACAGAGTTGTGACAGATGTGTTCGAGCCCGGTTCAGTGTTCAAAATCGTCACGGCATCAGCCGGATATGAAAATGGACTCGTGACACCTGAGAAAAAATTCTATGCGGAGCACGGGAAATACGTCGTGGCCACCGGCGCAAAGGGAAAGCCCCGCACGATCTCGGACACGCACCCGTACGACTGGATCACGTTTCAGGAGGCTATCGAGCTTTCGAGCAATATCGTGATGGCCAAACTGGCCCCAACCCTCGGCCCCGAAAGACTTTACGTGCAGGCCCGCAACTTCGGCTTCGGCATTCCCTCAGGGGTTGATCTTCCGGGCGAAGTGCGCGGCCGGCTGAAGAAGCCCAACGAATGGTCCGGCACAACGCTTCAGACTTTGGCCTATGGCTACGAGGTAGCCGTCACACCGCTGCAGATTGCCTGCGCGTACGCGGCTGTGGCGAACAAAGGCATCCTCATGAGGCCGTACATCATTTCAAAAATCCAGGACAACTCCGGCGAAGTCCTGAGGGAAAACAAGCCGCAGTTGATCCGGAAAGTGATATCCGAGCAAACCGCCGCGTTGCTGACGCAGGCATTCGAAGGAGTTGTCGAGCGCGGAACAGCAAAGGAAACGCGCATCCAGGGGGTCCGCATCGCGGGCAAAACCGGAACATCGAGAAAAGTTATCGACGGACACTACGGGGCCGGAAGCTATACGGGATCGTTCGTGGGGTTCTTTCCCGTGGAGGACCCGCAGGTTGTGTGCCTCGTGATGCTTGACAACCCCCGCGGCGGAGCTTACTATGGCGGGTTGACGAGCGGCCCGGTCTTCCGATCAATCGCCGAGAGGATCATCAATACGACAGGGCGGTTCACGAAGAAACCGCAACCGAAAGAGCAGACAGCCCCCAGCAATGGCATCAGCGTGCCCGACGTGCGAACTCTGCAGGTCGTGATTGCCGGCCGCCTGCTCGAAGGCCATGGATTGAAATCGCAGACCATCGGCACAGGTGACATTGTTGTGCGCCAGGTACCGGAACCCGGGAAGCATGTCGAGAAAGATGACGTCGTCCAGCTGGTGTTGAACAGTACCGGAATTGAAGATGCAAATGGAACGCCAACGGTTCCGGATGTCAGGGGGATGAGTTTGCGCCGTGCCATCAACCGGCTTGTGGTAGACGATTTTGATATCAAGGTGCGCGGTTCGGGCGTCGTGGTAGAGCAGATTCCCGCCGCCGGGCAGAAGACACAGCCGGGTATGACGATCCGTCTGGTGTGCGAGCCTAAAACGATTGTCTCAGCGGTTCTGTACTGAAGTGTGAAGCAGCAATCTTTGTCCGAGCCGAAACGTTTCTGATGTACAACGCCCTGGTGGAAAACACCGGGACAAGTCGGCTCGGGGAAGATCGCATAGAGCGCCAAGGAAACGGCAACACATGAATTTGGGAAAACTCCTCGAGGGGATCGAAGTCACGAAGCTGTTCGAGCTCACCTTTGGCCATTTCCTGGTCACCGGCGATATCGACGTGCACAGGGTTCAGTACGACTCGCGAAAAGTTGAGCGCGGTGATTGCTTCGTCGCCCTGCGCGGCGCCGGAACCGACGGCCACAAGTTTGTCGAAGCAGCGATCGAACGAGGCGCAAAGGTCATTGTGCTCGAAGATGACCTGACACTGCCGGACTCGTACTTCATGCACACGCACGTGGTGAAGGTCGTCGTCCCCGACAGCCGGAAGGCACTTGCGCTCATGTCGGCCAACTATTTCGGGTCTCCCTCGCAAGCACTGACGATGGTAGGCGTGACCGGAACGAACGGCAAAACGACGACAACGCATATCATCAAGTCAATTATGGAAACAGCCGGACAGCGAGCCGGGCTCATCGGTACAATCGAGTATATCCTGGGTGACCAGGTAGTTCCTGCCTCCCACACGACGCCGGAATCCCTGGAGCTGAATGACATCCTCGCGCAGATACAGAATTCCGGATGCAAGGCGGTTTCGATGGAAGTCTCCTCGCATGCGCTCCATCAGTCAAGAGTGTACGGCATCGAGTACGACGTTGCGGTGTTCACGAACCTGACGCAGGACCATCTCGACTACCACCGGACGATGGAAGAATACTTCAGAGCGAAGAAACTTCTGTTCGACGGTCTTTCCGGAGATGCCGTCGCTGTCACGAACGCTGATGATCCATGGGGAAGGAAGATCGTTGCGGCGACAAAAGCCCGCACGATTTCGTACGCGGTCACGGAGAACGCCGACGTTCAGGCCAGGGATATCCGGCTCTCGTTGGACGGAACAATATTCACGGTCCGGTCGGGAAACGAAGAGCACCCGATCACGTCGCCATTGGTCGGTCGATTCAATGTCTATAATGTTCTTTCTGCATACGCTGCGGGAATGGCCCTCGGCTATCCACACGGGAAGATCGCATCCGGGATCAGCAGCCTGAAGAA of the Ignavibacteriales bacterium genome contains:
- a CDS encoding penicillin-binding transpeptidase domain-containing protein gives rise to the protein MPEQKKIPEQSLPPSRQPETPQQPRGRLFVLKLAFAVFFIVIAGRLIHIQVIEASKYQTIARKQYEQTFILPSARGNMYDRNVNVLASNSMYVSFAADPKVVADNATDIAVQFSGAFGKPRSFYLSKLHSVTTSGAPKRFVWLERRVPNDIAKRLESRKLIGVVAMDEAKRLYHYDEVAGTLIGFTDVDNKGISGLEFEFDEYLRGKDGSVVMQRDGLGRARPSVDYPRLEPRDGNSIVLTIDLAYQSIVEEELKRGVAVNKAAAGLAVMLNPKTGEILALANFPGLNPNDPNSFDVNAARNRVVTDVFEPGSVFKIVTASAGYENGLVTPEKKFYAEHGKYVVATGAKGKPRTISDTHPYDWITFQEAIELSSNIVMAKLAPTLGPERLYVQARNFGFGIPSGVDLPGEVRGRLKKPNEWSGTTLQTLAYGYEVAVTPLQIACAYAAVANKGILMRPYIISKIQDNSGEVLRENKPQLIRKVISEQTAALLTQAFEGVVERGTAKETRIQGVRIAGKTGTSRKVIDGHYGAGSYTGSFVGFFPVEDPQVVCLVMLDNPRGGAYYGGLTSGPVFRSIAERIINTTGRFTKKPQPKEQTAPSNGISVPDVRTLQVVIAGRLLEGHGLKSQTIGTGDIVVRQVPEPGKHVEKDDVVQLVLNSTGIEDANGTPTVPDVRGMSLRRAINRLVVDDFDIKVRGSGVVVEQIPAAGQKTQPGMTIRLVCEPKTIVSAVLY
- the rsmH gene encoding 16S rRNA (cytosine(1402)-N(4))-methyltransferase RsmH encodes the protein MASYHTPVLREEVLAWLITSTDGLYVDATLGGGGHAESILQRLDPTGVLVGFDADPDAIQFAAARLSLFGERGILVHENFRNISAALSQRGISQIGGILFDLGVSSHQLDEPSKGFSFRGDDRLDMRMDPSQSLDARTVVNQYDETELAGIIWKYGEERASRSLARAIVRQRTGAPLETTGELVALVRSVVGERFLIKTLARVFQALRIEVNRELESLTGALAQAIALLKPGARVVVISYHSLEDRIVKETFKREAALIRPSGNKLVPDTILEPKLRILTKKPVEATEEECSLNPRSRSAKLRAAERI
- a CDS encoding UDP-N-acetylmuramoyl-L-alanyl-D-glutamate--2,6-diaminopimelate ligase, encoding MNLGKLLEGIEVTKLFELTFGHFLVTGDIDVHRVQYDSRKVERGDCFVALRGAGTDGHKFVEAAIERGAKVIVLEDDLTLPDSYFMHTHVVKVVVPDSRKALALMSANYFGSPSQALTMVGVTGTNGKTTTTHIIKSIMETAGQRAGLIGTIEYILGDQVVPASHTTPESLELNDILAQIQNSGCKAVSMEVSSHALHQSRVYGIEYDVAVFTNLTQDHLDYHRTMEEYFRAKKLLFDGLSGDAVAVTNADDPWGRKIVAATKARTISYAVTENADVQARDIRLSLDGTIFTVRSGNEEHPITSPLVGRFNVYNVLSAYAAGMALGYPHGKIASGISSLKNVRGRFERITSPQGWTAIVDYAHTPDALEKCLRTIHDVLPERDRGRIITVFGAGGDRDRTKRPLMGKIAGSLSDIVIVTSDNPRTENPQQIINEIVGGISREASVSQEVDRKTAIHAALRQARTGDVILVAGKGHEEYQVIGKEKIHFSDREVIEDCVRG
- a CDS encoding DUF6483 family protein is translated as MITRDYFLRMIHQLAQVIAKVLGLSQLKRYDAALDEIQLSSKQLLGMDLRMLTTLSDEEFVRLLALGERFDVEKCVVAGELLRLTGEVKDQEGDERERFHCYATSLSLFLELLIRESGVLPKEYFDEIELLIGKISPYELPAGMKMKLFRYYEILGRFDIAENTLFEIVEQDPGFVDEGLRFYERLRLKTGEELERGNLPREEVETSVRDLKKRVRRT
- a CDS encoding HAD family phosphatase, with the translated sequence MSVSQPAVVIFDLGNVLVHIRPEAFLQTLGIDTPENRRTYQHSVIDIVKRYERGEDSTETFLQNLGTLFNVRNTSNACSDERRQYSRDDFQRAMLAIIELPIPGMEELVRTLGTKVPLGLLSNTNPLHFDACMENLAVLRSIPFHFLSYRLRLLKPEPEIFEKTIELLRHDPRDVLYIDDLSENIEAARRAGLHGYHFVGVDELNEYLSSCGLV
- the mraZ gene encoding division/cell wall cluster transcriptional repressor MraZ, with protein sequence MSSFKGRYSYSADNKGRIALPAKVRKNVSPGANDTFILTRGFEQCLFVYPQDEWAKVEDSIRGLSPSNPQHRFFVRTLLQWAVDCQLDSQARLSIPQDLLKFAAIENEVLILGVLERIEIWNPKIYEAYMNNQPATYETVAEVVLKPTE
- a CDS encoding Lrp/AsnC ligand binding domain-containing protein — encoded protein: MVTALVLLSVQREKTNTVAEKITAIKGVTEVYSVAGKYDLAVIVRVRENEDLASVVTDQIRGIEGIERSETLIAFRVYSRYDLEMAFSLGAGGETKKT
- a CDS encoding FtsL-like putative cell division protein: MAKVYRNSAEILAERAMSPDPPQHSGRAQVSSPRPQQRRMIYGGTMPIPPQAELPPGTTQPPVNRKYTQRKVSPFTIILILMGSAATIVLYISNVIAVNQLVNDIHKSEVRLQEIQSDQEALRAHINQMSSLERIRRRAEDELGLKNPADVPGWIDVDQEKIRTIEEASRAH